A single window of Chloracidobacterium thermophilum B DNA harbors:
- the coaBC gene encoding bifunctional phosphopantothenoylcysteine decarboxylase/phosphopantothenate--cysteine ligase CoaBC: MTKHITLGVTGCIGAYKAILVLRGLQQLGATVEVVMTEAATHFIQPLTFQALSGKPVHTSHWGRDDDTNIAHIALAQRTDALVIAPATANCLAKLAHGIADDFLSTVYLAATCPTFVAPAMNVEMWRHPATQDNLARLRARGVHIIEPEAGFLACGMVGEGRLADPDRIVETVWTSLATLETTVETTPRDLTGDHVLVTAGPTIEDIDPVRYLTNRSSGKMGYAVARAAQVRGATVTLISGPTRLTPPEGVETIAVRSTREMYEAVLRCLPAATMVIKAAAVCDYRPRQVATEKLKRTPAPLRQLDLEPTEDILAAVSARKGSRFVVGFAAETGWSLEAALEKLRRKGADLLVFNDVTEAGAGFDTDTNRATFVLASGETRTLPLMTKEALAHEILNLARQQRPMVRP, from the coding sequence ATGACGAAGCACATCACTCTGGGCGTCACCGGCTGTATTGGTGCCTACAAAGCGATTCTGGTGTTGCGTGGCCTGCAGCAGCTCGGCGCCACGGTCGAGGTCGTCATGACCGAGGCGGCGACGCACTTCATCCAGCCGCTGACCTTCCAGGCGCTTTCCGGGAAGCCCGTCCATACGTCGCACTGGGGACGCGACGACGATACCAACATTGCCCACATTGCCCTGGCCCAGCGCACGGACGCGCTGGTGATTGCGCCGGCCACGGCCAACTGTTTGGCCAAACTGGCCCACGGTATTGCTGATGATTTTCTGTCAACCGTCTATCTGGCGGCGACCTGTCCGACCTTTGTGGCCCCGGCGATGAATGTGGAGATGTGGCGGCACCCGGCCACACAGGACAATCTGGCCCGGTTGCGGGCGCGTGGCGTCCACATCATCGAGCCGGAGGCCGGGTTTCTGGCCTGTGGCATGGTTGGTGAAGGGCGGCTGGCTGACCCTGACCGCATCGTTGAGACGGTGTGGACATCGCTGGCGACGTTGGAAACAACGGTGGAAACAACACCGCGTGACTTGACCGGCGACCACGTTCTGGTGACGGCCGGGCCCACGATTGAGGACATTGATCCAGTCCGCTACCTGACGAACCGCTCTTCAGGGAAGATGGGCTACGCCGTGGCGCGGGCGGCGCAGGTGCGCGGCGCAACCGTCACCCTCATCAGTGGTCCGACCCGGCTGACCCCGCCGGAGGGCGTTGAAACCATTGCTGTCCGCTCCACCCGCGAGATGTATGAGGCCGTGCTGCGGTGTCTGCCGGCAGCCACGATGGTGATCAAGGCGGCCGCCGTCTGCGACTACCGTCCGCGGCAGGTGGCGACGGAAAAGCTGAAAAGGACCCCGGCACCGCTGCGCCAGCTCGACCTTGAACCCACCGAAGACATCCTCGCCGCCGTCAGTGCGCGGAAGGGGTCCCGCTTCGTCGTCGGCTTTGCGGCTGAAACGGGCTGGTCACTGGAAGCGGCTCTGGAAAAGCTCCGCCGCAAAGGTGCCGACCTTCTGGTGTTCAACGATGTCACTGAGGCTGGCGCCGGGTTTGACACCGATACCAACCGGGCTACCTTCGTCCTGGCCAGCGGTGAAACCCGGACACTGCCACTGATGACCAAGGAGGCACTGGCCCACGAAATTCTGAATCTGGCGCGCCAGCAGCGGCCGATGGTTCGCCCCTAG
- the glpX gene encoding class II fructose-bisphosphatase: MSAETTETRFSHLSKEFLHVVEVAAIAAARTMGFGQRKQSDRAAVEAMREAMRTVRMNGRIVIGEGERDKAPMLYIGERVGAGAELPDDDETFPAVDIAVDPLEGTNLCATGAANAIAVLAAAERGGLLHAPDMYMNKLVVGPAAKGKLDIDAPVAENLKILSDCLRRAVTDLVVSVLDRPRHARLIADIREAGARIQLISDGDLSAGISAAIGGSGVHAVMGIGGAPEGVLTAAAMKCLNGEIQARFVLKDQLHAEDHTKVTEDSETLARMRAMGIEDPARVYRTDDLAPGKHIIFAMTGVTNGTVLRGVRFFGAGKRTSSLLMTTCPHTVRLVDTVHVEGGPDTVIRL; the protein is encoded by the coding sequence ATGTCGGCTGAAACCACAGAAACCAGGTTTTCCCATCTCTCCAAGGAATTTCTCCACGTGGTGGAGGTTGCGGCCATTGCCGCGGCGCGCACCATGGGGTTTGGCCAAAGAAAACAGTCCGACCGCGCCGCCGTTGAGGCCATGCGCGAGGCCATGCGTACAGTGCGCATGAATGGGCGGATTGTGATTGGCGAAGGCGAGCGCGACAAAGCTCCGATGCTCTATATCGGCGAGCGCGTCGGTGCCGGGGCCGAGCTTCCCGACGACGATGAGACCTTCCCCGCCGTGGATATTGCGGTTGATCCGCTTGAAGGAACAAATCTCTGCGCCACTGGCGCGGCCAATGCGATTGCCGTTCTGGCGGCGGCCGAGCGGGGCGGACTGCTCCATGCTCCCGACATGTACATGAACAAGCTCGTCGTTGGGCCGGCCGCCAAGGGAAAGCTCGACATTGACGCTCCGGTGGCCGAGAACCTCAAAATTCTCTCGGACTGCCTGCGGCGGGCCGTCACTGACCTGGTGGTTTCGGTGCTTGACCGCCCGCGCCACGCCAGGCTCATTGCCGACATCCGGGAAGCCGGGGCCCGCATCCAGCTCATTTCGGATGGCGACCTGTCGGCCGGCATCAGCGCGGCCATCGGCGGGTCGGGCGTCCATGCCGTCATGGGCATCGGCGGGGCCCCGGAGGGAGTGCTGACGGCGGCAGCCATGAAGTGCCTGAACGGTGAAATCCAGGCACGCTTTGTGCTCAAGGACCAACTCCATGCCGAAGACCACACCAAAGTCACGGAAGACAGCGAGACGCTCGCCCGCATGCGGGCCATGGGCATTGAGGACCCGGCGCGGGTCTATCGGACGGATGACCTGGCGCCCGGAAAGCACATCATCTTCGCCATGACCGGCGTGACCAATGGGACGGTGCTGCGCGGAGTACGCTTTTTCGGTGCCGGCAAACGCACCTCGTCGCTTCTGATGACAACCTGTCCGCATACAGTACGGCTGGTGGATACGGTCCACGTTGAGGGCGGGCCCGACACGGTCATCCGGCTGTGA